The Natrinema sp. SYSU A 869 DNA segment AATCACGATGATCACCACGGGGCGGACGAACCAACGCTTAACCGATTTGCGACGACGGTTGCGGGTGCGGAGTTCACTGGTATGTTCCTCTCGGATAATGGACAGCTCTTCTTTAACGTCCAGCATCCATCGAGCGCCGAAACTGACGGAGTTGGGGACGGATACCTCCCTAGTGCTGTTGGCGCTGTCACCGGCATCAATATGAATGACCTCTCTGGAGACTTCTCAAGCGTCCAGCCGCCAGAGGGGACTGCGACACGTGTCAAGACAGCCGCTGGAGAATACCAGGTTCTCGCCGAGGGTGGCGATGAGACTGAGACCGGCCAAAATTGGGCATCCCATACAGTGACGATGGCGAGCCGATGACAGCAGGTGCGAATCCGGATTTCAACGGGTTCGTTCCAACTGACGAGGATTCGAACGAGGGCTACCTCTTTACGAACTGGGAAACCCAGCCCGGGATGGTGAGCCGCATGCACATCAGTCAGAGAAGCGATCAGGGGGAGTGGTCGGTCCACGAAAAGCAGAATCTCGATTTCCGCCCAGTTGAGGGAACATGGAATAACTGCTTTGGCACCGTCTCTCCGTGGGGAACACCGCTTACTTCCGAGGAGTATGAACCAGATGCATACGCGTGGTTCCACCCCGATGAAACCGGGTACGGTAATCCGGAGCAGCGTTTCGAGGACTACCTCGGTTACTTCGGGAACCCGTACCGGTACGGCTACATCGTCGAGATCGAGAACCCGACCGCTGACGATCCTGCTCCGGTAAAACA contains these protein-coding regions:
- a CDS encoding DUF839 domain-containing protein, with amino-acid sequence MRESVTRRDTLTSMLVMALSGNVAANPGRSKGNGNGHGNHDDHHGADEPTLNRFATTVAGAEFTGMFLSDNGQLFFNVQHPSSAETDGVGDGYLPSAVGAVTGINMNDLSGDFSSVQPPEGTATRVKTAAGEYQVLAEGGDETETGQNWASHTVTMASR